Genomic DNA from Danio rerio strain Tuebingen ecotype United States chromosome 22, GRCz12tu, whole genome shotgun sequence:
AAACCATAAAAATATACGACAACATTCGACTTCAAGTACAAACGTACTTCAATTTAGCGCAAAAATAAGGCACGAGATCTTCCATTTTAAACAAATACCGaaaacatgtttaaataataaaaagacttCAGAGGTCTTCATCAAAGATTGCCTTCGTCCAGCATCTTGTTGACTCCTTCACAGATCTTCTGCAAGTGGCCGCGGTACACTTCTGAAGGTCCGTATAGCGTCGCGAGGAAGTCACAATCGGCGAAATGATTGAAGACATGGTTGATTCGGGCGTGAGATTTCGCCGTTAGATGCCGATTGATGGCCTGGTGCAGAAGTTCACGGCAGTCATTGAGTAGATTACTCATGACGCGTCGATCAAAAGTGAAGTCGATCTGGTAGAAGCTAACAGCTGTCATCGCCAGCGTATGCACCTTCTTACGAAAACGCTCGACTAACGCTAGCTCCTCGTTGTTGAATTGACCGTTGCGGTAGAGGACGCCCAACTTGACCACCATCTTGATGAGGTTTTTGATGATCTTCTGGGCCTCCTTGCGGTTGCGCGTGTACTCTTTGGTGACTCTGTACAGCTCGTCCAGTACCTCGCTGCTGGTGTCGTCTATAAAGAGGTTGGCCACTGTCTTGGTCGCCATCTTGCTCATGAGCTTCTTCTGCGCCTGCAGGGCTAGGTTCTTGGTGCTGAACGAGTCCATGATGTCTACATATGAGACACAAACAAAGACATCTATTGAAAATCTATTGCCCTCCAAACTAGAGAAAACTTAAAGTGGAGCCAAGTTGTTTCCATAAAAAAGGTCATGCAACCAAAGTGGGACAACAAGGGGTCTGTTTTTTGGACTTCAAAATGAAACGATCCAGCATTTAAGTGATCATTGATATCTGGAGCATTTAAATCTTTAAGTTGTGATTTAGATTAAAATATCTGGATGAAGTGATCTGAAATCTAATGCTGAAATCAATACAGATCTATTAATACTCGAAATCAGCAATCCAATGATTGGCTGGTGGCAAGACAGAGTAATggcatcatctgattaatattcaaataCAAGTAAACAAAACAGTTTGTTAATTATGATTTGtgataactttccacatttgttgtgggctATTTGTACAGGCTTTATACTTTCTTGGTGTCAAGAGAATAGTACTTTTTACCTTTAAAGTAGGGGTGCCCAATTttgggctgcgtctgaaatcgcctactactcagtagctactgcatttgaatttaaatgaactACTTAGCCATTAAAAAAAGTGCGTTCTacacagtatgaatggaactcggacgtactacattcgGCATTTTGTCATGATCTACCTGCGCGAGTAGCGTCACCTAATtcaattcatgaattctctcgcagtgcattatgggatagcatATTAAATGCAGCTTCGGAATCTCgcctggaagtagtaagtcacttcttgcatactgattttcgaattctatgaattcagacatactacttggctcgcatactgtttttagcatattatatagtatggaagtatgtgatttgaCGCAGacttttagctggttttagcttcaACCACAATTAAGCACACCTGGACCGCCTAACTAAACTATCAAGTAGGGTTGTCGCGATATCATTAATTAATCTTACAATACTAATACCAGCTTAAGTATCACAATATCAAGTAGTACGTTGATactcaaattataaaaaaaatagtcaGAAATACTATAACAGGCCTACTTTTttgtaattcataattcccttaggGCTAAAGAGCTTTATTTGCACCCCACTTGACCTAAAATTTATCAattctttttgttgattttgttgataactgaccaacaaaaatacataaaaataatgatacaaattatactgaaataaatttgttacaaaagagcatttttccaacaaaattaggctatgaagtggtcaaaaattgtttcaatgtttcctgttgctattttgggttttttgtCTATATGTTTTTTCACGTAACAATCCAAAAGTacttcaaaatttcactttgcgagtcgttctttttaagagattgacatggttgttgtagctactaaatcagaACAGAAACAGAAATGAACTGACTCAGGTGTGCGTTCGAACTGAATCGTTagaaaacgtgcaataggctaccataaaaggtgcaaattctacacagttttgcaactTTAAAGGGCTCCACAACAAACTATTAAAATAGTCTATTGTTGTACGAATGTGTGCGCATTTccgtgacttttccacatgcaacatctTTTGTAGATAGACCGTTTATGACGATACTACCGTTTGCAGACTACAATGGCAACGCCAGTatttttggagccatagtatcgtgATGCTACTTTTGTACCAGTAAACCCTACTATCTAGGTATTCTAGAAATGTCCAGACAGGTGTATTTAGGcaatttggagctaaactctgcaagatGGAGCTtaggcacccctgctttagagtaAATTTTCTACATGATGGTATTCACAGGCTATTTAAATGAATTGTCCatcaaaaaaaaagcatttggattttttttttttggtgctgcATCAAATCACCCACACATTAGCTGTCAACGGTGTGTGTGCCTGGCGCACATTATATAATTATTccttcacaataaataaataaatgtctattaTCATGCACCCTCAGAAATATACTGAAGCTGGGACTGAACATTTTCAAAGTACGTGCTTGCATCTAAACAGGTCCATATTGTTATCttaaaagtatacattaaaataaatgtattttcttaatCTTAATTCTTCTTAATCACAAAAAGTATGAAACATTTCAAAGCAATGACACTATATTTCCTCCTTACTATACATTAATCATTTCTTAATCaacaaatttaatatttattaaaacatttgtatcacacaaaaaaaatacaattattgaatTGATTATTTATTGATAAGGTTTACTCTGAATTGATTTATGCAGAACAGCACTGTATTTAAGACAAGTACATTAGTTCACACAGTTCACACAAACCTCCCCCATCACCCCCTTACCCCCACCCTCCTCCCCCCAAAAAAATTACTCTGTTCTAAACCTTTAAGAATTTCTTCTTTGAACTAAAAGGATAAGCATCGACTTGTATAGTATGTTTTCGAGAAAAGctacaattttaataatttttttaaaactaagttTGGGCTCATTCACTCCGAATGCTTCTAAAAAACGAGAGATGCTcagaatttacatttaaaaaaataaaataaaataaataaataaattatatatatatatatatatatatatatatatttagaaaagTAGCGTGTTGGAAAGGAAAACTTTCCAAACCGCATTTTGTGAGGACTGCCCCATATGGACGTCAGTGGCTGCTATTTcccaaaaaaaatgtttattttccaaaaaaatctttattttcccaaaaaaatctttaatcttatttttataattataatgaataattccatgaatttatatagcacttttcaaagctttttacgatttttttttaagatttatttttggcttttttgcctttattaagtggataggactgtatttcagacaggaagtgaagtgggagagagagagagaggggttagGGATGGGAAATGTCCTtgagccaggattcgaactcgggacggcctgaagtgctactgcaccactgtcaacgcactaaccactaggctattgcaccgaCGCACTGTATATATTTTGGAGGGAATCTTgtcatccaccactagtgtgcagcatccatctggacgacagccatattgtgccagaccacaaaccagctgattggtggagaggaaaaagaatgatgaagccagttatggtatggggatgattaggagtccatgatggacagaggccagtaagcaaatttggctaggatgccagggttaaacccctactctttttcgaaggacatcctgggatttttaacaaccacagagagtcgggaccttagtttaacgtctcatccgaaattTGGAGCACTATGAGCAGTGTAGAGTCCCCAACAacatactggggcgttaggatccatcaaccgcaggttgagcaccccctgctggtctcacgaacaccacttccggcagcccAATCTTGTgagcaaccatgtgagagttgcagagagctagaaTAAACCAGCTAATTTTTGGATTATTCTTTCCTTTAAATAACCTAAAAATTATCAATAACCCCctactttactttttttaaagcagataAGTAATTTATTAACAGTTACTAGatactttataacttattacaCACCCAACCCTCTATGAGACATGCAAGTCATTCAAAAGATTTTCCTTCAGGATATCTTATTTTCTCAAAGAGCCCAGACATAATAAGCTCTCCCTATAGAGGTTTCCTGCCAACATATATATGAACCCGATGGCCAATTCATAGATTCTGAACGCAGCCAAACAATCCCAAAACAGCATCCGTGCATTTCCGTTCTCACATGGTGAATGCTTCACTTTTGAGGCTTTACCAAAACAATAGACTTCCTAAGTCTCGCACAGGCCTGACAGGACAATTTCCCCCCTCTCAAATTGACCATTCCCCTGAGACCGGCTGCAATGCTACACAACGGCTTCCACTCCTGAGCCACTGCAATGAATTGTCGCTAATTAAACCACAAAGTCGCTAGGAAGTGATACCGTGCGTGGTCTGAGGCTGTCGGCTCttcttgcacacacacacgcagggcaTTTGCATTTCTTTGAAAAGACACGTTTGATGTGACTCTGGGAAAATCTTCACGAGGTGGTTAGCAGGACTGGTTTCGAGACGATCGCACATTGATGTATTCAAATCTGACAAGATCAAAAAGGTGAAATCAATTTGGGAAAGAGGAAAGGTGAGATCCCGATGCAGATCCTGCGAGGCAATTACTAAATCATTCTCTATGTTTACAAGTAGGGCCTGGGagatatgacaaaaatctcacATCACGATATACAAGTCATCTCATCTCCTGACAATTTAAGAATGTAGCTTAAGGTTGACATGTTTATAAGTGGAGCAAAATCTGTATAACCTAAGGGGGAAAATCTAACTGTGCAGATAAGTTAATGCTTATTATTACATGGCTGTTTGGGATAATCCATTCTGATTGGACAGTCGTGACAATCCAACGTATGTTATTCCAAGAAAGCAAccgctaaataacacaggctAAATGAGACCTTCGAATCACCTTGACCATCACTGAATACGTTCAAATCTATATACTTATATCCACATTTCTATGTATcagcttgcttgtttttttgactgtttgccatcttgtgaatgaaaaaatgcgcaggttagtgtatgctccatcagcggcttacatttctgtcagctttgcatttaatgaaataattaattaactattaagGCTCAGAACAATATTTTGTGTCTATTGTCTATGCTTGGTGGCAGCtagccatgtaataagtgggataaagtacatccaggaggttgtttttacagaataaaccccttcagtcttatacaacagtgtTCTGCATCATGTCGGTCTGCTGATAAGTCTGTccggctttattctgtgataacaacctcctggatgctCTGAACACTAAAAAGTTCTGAATATCCAAACCTGTGGGACAGTCACAGTTAAGGGGTTCATAGTTATTTACACTGTTATATTTTTAGAatgtttatatttcattttatttacattttatttttaaatttgtaatttttcaCATGATTATTATTCACACCCAAGATGTTTTTTGCATcctatgtgtgtattatatatatatatatatatatatatatatatatatatatatatatatatatatatacacatatatatatatgtatatatatatatatatatatatatatatatatatatatatatatatatatatatatatatatatatatatatatatatatatatgcttttattttatgtatgagtgtgtattatttatacatcctatatatatatatatatatatatacacacacacatatacatacacatatacatacatttttttttcaaatttttctgctataccgttcctaagataACTTGTGtgtcttttatttacatttatttaaaaatctgtgtttttgaaacaaatggagATAGC
This window encodes:
- the tnfaip8l1 gene encoding tumor necrosis factor alpha-induced protein 8-like protein 1, with protein sequence MDSFSTKNLALQAQKKLMSKMATKTVANLFIDDTSSEVLDELYRVTKEYTRNRKEAQKIIKNLIKMVVKLGVLYRNGQFNNEELALVERFRKKVHTLAMTAVSFYQIDFTFDRRVMSNLLNDCRELLHQAINRHLTAKSHARINHVFNHFADCDFLATLYGPSEVYRGHLQKICEGVNKMLDEGNL